One genomic window of Bradyrhizobium sp. CCGE-LA001 includes the following:
- a CDS encoding HpcH/HpaI aldolase family protein, with translation MSVPAKPLNRLRQLWIEGRPAFGAIATIPSVQMVQIMARSLDWIIVDLEHGPIGLTEAHAMIAATTGTPCTPLVRIAANEPWLAKAPMDIGAFGINFPMITSRADAEKAVRSVRYPPRGDRLWGPFHAPFRWGQSMPDYMASADDEMICMVTIEHIDAVNRIDEIMATPGIDVAVIGPGDLATSINKRGRMDDPELLELVARAEAGILRSGVPIGGVARTADQANALIDRGYRAIALGFDWSLFQRGIMTAFDGIKR, from the coding sequence ATGTCGGTCCCCGCAAAGCCGCTCAACCGCCTCCGCCAATTGTGGATCGAAGGACGGCCCGCCTTCGGCGCGATCGCGACCATTCCGAGCGTGCAGATGGTGCAGATCATGGCGCGCTCGCTGGACTGGATCATCGTCGATCTCGAACATGGGCCGATCGGATTGACCGAAGCCCATGCGATGATCGCCGCGACCACGGGCACGCCGTGCACGCCCCTGGTGCGGATCGCCGCGAACGAGCCGTGGCTTGCCAAAGCGCCGATGGACATCGGCGCGTTCGGCATCAACTTCCCGATGATCACAAGCCGCGCCGACGCCGAGAAGGCCGTGCGCAGCGTCCGCTACCCGCCGCGCGGCGATCGTCTCTGGGGTCCTTTCCATGCGCCATTCCGCTGGGGTCAGTCGATGCCGGATTACATGGCGAGCGCCGATGACGAGATGATCTGCATGGTCACGATCGAGCACATCGACGCCGTCAATCGCATCGACGAGATCATGGCCACGCCCGGCATCGACGTCGCGGTGATCGGTCCGGGCGACCTCGCCACCTCCATCAACAAGCGCGGCCGGATGGACGATCCGGAATTGCTGGAGCTGGTCGCCCGCGCGGAGGCCGGCATCCTCAGAAGCGGCGTGCCGATCGGCGGCGTCGCCCGCACCGCCGACCAGGCCAACGCCCTGATCGACCGGGGTTATCGCGCCATCGCGCTCGGCTTCGACTGGTCGCTGTTCCAGCGCGGCATCATGACGGCGTTCGACGGGATCAAGCGCTGA
- a CDS encoding cupin domain-containing protein gives MLKKTLLALAFAGLAAAAFAQQPGIKRTPLQKVEFPDGYNTITAIAEVPAGGAAGRHTHPGIETGYVLEGELTLLIDGQPEKTLKAGDSYQIPAGVVHDAKAHGDKSMKVLGVYVVDKTKPLASPAP, from the coding sequence ATGCTCAAAAAGACCTTGCTCGCTCTTGCCTTCGCCGGCCTTGCCGCTGCCGCCTTCGCCCAGCAGCCCGGCATCAAGCGTACCCCGCTCCAGAAAGTCGAGTTTCCGGATGGCTACAACACCATCACAGCCATTGCGGAAGTGCCGGCAGGCGGGGCCGCGGGACGCCATACCCATCCGGGAATCGAGACCGGCTACGTGCTCGAAGGCGAGCTGACCCTCCTCATCGATGGGCAGCCAGAGAAAACCCTGAAAGCAGGTGATTCCTATCAGATCCCGGCAGGCGTCGTGCACGATGCCAAGGCTCACGGCGATAAGTCTATGAAAGTGCTCGGGGTTTACGTGGTCGACAAAACCAAGCCGTTGGCCTCGCCGGCGCCCTGA